A stretch of Flavobacterium sp. N1994 DNA encodes these proteins:
- the metH gene encoding methionine synthase: MAETKYLKLSGLEPLIVTPESNFINVGERTNVTGSRKFLRLIKEEKYEEALDIARNQVEGGAQIIDINMDEGMLDGVYAMTKFLNLIAAEPDIARVPVMVDSSKWEIIEAGLKVIQGKGVVNSISLKEGKEAFVHHAKLIKRYGAAVIVMAFDEDGQADNYERRIEICKRSYDILVNEVHFPAEDIIFDPNIFPVATGMEEHKLNALDFFRATKWIRENLPYAGVSGGVSNVSFSFRGNDKVREAMHSAFLYHAIKNGMTMGIVNPEMLEIYDEIDPILLEHVEDVLLNRREDATERLLDLAESFKGDFKVNEKAIQEWRNGSVQDRLTHSLVKGIDEFIEIDVEEARATSEKAIDVIEINLMAGMNVVGDLFGSGKMFLPQVVKSARVMKKAVAYLLPFIEAQKDGKSSSAGKVLMATVKGDVHDIGKNIVAVVLGCNNFEIIDLGVMVPPEKIIAAAIEHNVDIIGLSGLITPSLDEMVYLAKEMDKLNIKIPIMIGGATTSRAHTAVKIAPEYKETVVHVNDASRAVTVASNLLQAETKVEYAKTVRAEYDKLRDGYLNRSRDKNYLSIEDARKNKLQLDWDNFSPVKPNFIGTKTVEIELSELVDFIDWTPFFSSWELYGKYPAILTDEVVGEQATALFADAQKMLAQIVSEKWLTAKGILGIFPANTVNDDDIEIQGTNYKFLTLRQQSQKTAGAPNIALADFVTPKDNGKQDYIGCFCVTTGFGVDEKASEFEKQLDDYNSILVKALGDRLAEAFAEYLHLKVRKEIWGYASDESLSNQDLIEEEYKGIRPAPGYPACPDHLEKPTIWKLLNVEQEIGVRLTESMAMWPASSVSGYYFANPESKYFGLGKIKEDQVIDYAKRRGISTETATKWLNPNIAD, encoded by the coding sequence ATGGCAGAAACAAAATACTTAAAACTATCCGGATTAGAACCATTAATAGTTACTCCGGAATCAAACTTTATAAACGTAGGAGAACGAACGAATGTAACAGGCTCGCGTAAATTTTTGCGTTTAATTAAAGAGGAGAAATACGAAGAAGCCCTTGATATTGCGCGCAACCAAGTAGAAGGAGGCGCACAAATCATCGATATTAATATGGATGAAGGAATGTTGGATGGTGTGTATGCTATGACCAAATTCCTAAACTTAATTGCAGCCGAACCAGATATTGCTCGAGTTCCAGTAATGGTGGATAGCTCCAAATGGGAAATCATCGAAGCGGGTCTGAAAGTGATTCAAGGAAAAGGGGTTGTGAATTCGATTTCTCTTAAAGAAGGAAAAGAAGCATTCGTGCATCATGCCAAATTGATAAAAAGATACGGAGCTGCTGTAATCGTAATGGCTTTTGATGAAGACGGTCAGGCCGATAATTACGAAAGAAGAATCGAAATCTGTAAAAGGAGTTACGATATTCTGGTAAATGAAGTGCATTTTCCAGCTGAGGATATCATCTTCGATCCGAATATTTTTCCAGTCGCCACCGGAATGGAAGAACACAAACTAAACGCTTTAGATTTCTTCAGAGCCACCAAATGGATTCGTGAAAATCTTCCTTATGCCGGAGTTTCTGGCGGAGTAAGTAATGTTTCGTTTTCTTTCCGCGGTAACGACAAAGTACGTGAAGCAATGCACTCAGCGTTCCTATATCATGCTATTAAAAACGGAATGACGATGGGAATTGTAAATCCAGAAATGCTAGAGATTTATGACGAAATCGATCCAATTTTATTGGAACATGTAGAAGATGTTTTGTTGAATAGAAGAGAAGATGCCACTGAAAGATTATTGGATTTAGCAGAAAGTTTCAAAGGCGATTTTAAAGTCAATGAAAAAGCAATTCAAGAATGGAGAAACGGTTCGGTTCAAGATAGATTGACACATTCTTTAGTAAAAGGAATTGACGAATTTATAGAAATAGATGTTGAAGAAGCCAGAGCTACTTCTGAAAAAGCTATCGATGTTATCGAAATTAACTTAATGGCTGGAATGAACGTTGTTGGTGATTTATTTGGAAGCGGAAAAATGTTCTTGCCTCAAGTAGTAAAATCAGCTCGTGTGATGAAAAAAGCAGTAGCCTATTTATTGCCCTTCATCGAAGCACAAAAAGACGGAAAATCTTCCTCGGCCGGAAAAGTGTTGATGGCAACGGTAAAAGGTGATGTGCACGATATCGGGAAAAATATTGTAGCGGTAGTTTTAGGTTGCAACAATTTTGAAATCATCGATTTGGGTGTAATGGTGCCACCTGAAAAAATTATAGCGGCAGCTATTGAACACAATGTAGATATCATTGGACTTAGCGGATTAATTACGCCATCGCTAGACGAAATGGTGTATTTAGCCAAAGAAATGGACAAACTCAATATCAAAATTCCGATTATGATTGGTGGAGCAACCACTTCTCGAGCTCACACAGCTGTGAAAATTGCACCAGAATATAAGGAAACCGTAGTTCATGTTAACGATGCTTCACGTGCCGTAACAGTAGCTAGCAATCTGCTTCAGGCTGAAACTAAAGTGGAATACGCTAAAACCGTTCGTGCTGAGTATGACAAATTACGCGATGGATATTTGAATAGAAGTCGGGATAAAAATTATTTGTCAATTGAAGACGCTCGTAAAAATAAATTGCAATTAGATTGGGATAATTTCAGTCCAGTTAAACCAAATTTCATCGGAACCAAAACTGTTGAAATAGAACTGTCTGAATTAGTTGATTTCATTGACTGGACACCGTTTTTTAGTTCGTGGGAATTATATGGGAAATATCCAGCGATTTTGACGGATGAAGTTGTGGGAGAACAAGCCACTGCTTTATTTGCCGATGCTCAAAAAATGTTAGCTCAAATCGTTTCCGAAAAGTGGCTGACTGCGAAAGGTATTCTAGGAATTTTTCCAGCGAATACTGTAAATGATGATGATATTGAAATTCAAGGAACAAATTACAAGTTTCTGACTTTACGGCAACAATCTCAAAAAACAGCTGGAGCTCCAAACATTGCTTTAGCGGATTTTGTTACTCCAAAAGACAACGGAAAGCAAGATTACATCGGATGTTTTTGTGTAACGACAGGATTTGGTGTTGACGAAAAAGCATCCGAATTTGAAAAGCAATTAGACGATTATAATTCGATTTTAGTGAAAGCATTAGGTGATAGATTAGCCGAAGCCTTTGCGGAATATTTACACTTGAAAGTCCGAAAAGAAATCTGGGGCTATGCTTCGGATGAAAGCTTGAGCAATCAGGATTTAATTGAGGAAGAATACAAAGGAATACGCCCGGCACCAGGCTATCCAGCTTGTCCTGACCATTTAGAAAAACCAACGATTTGGAAATTATTAAATGTAGAACAAGAAATCGGAGTGCGATTAACCGAAAGCATGGCGATGTGGCCCGCATCATCAGTATCAGGATATTATTTTGCCAATCCAGAGAGTAAGTATTTCGGACTCGGGAAAATTAAAGAAGACCAAGTAATAGATTACGCCAAAAGAAGAGGCATTTCGACAGAAACCGCTACAAAATGGCTTAACCCCAATATAGCAGATTAA
- the metF gene encoding methylenetetrahydrofolate reductase [NAD(P)H], translating to MKVTQHIENANGKPLFSFEILPPLKGQNIQSIFDSIDPLMEFNPPFIDVTYHREEYEYKELPNGLLQKKIVKKRPGTVGICAGIQNKYNVDAIPHILCGGFTKEDTENLLIDLDFLGIDNVVALRGDALKTETYFHPEKEGNEYATDLVLQVSNLNNGIYLDEDLKNSAQTNFCIGVAGYPEKHMEAPSLDSDIHFLKQKIKNGADYIITQMFFDNQKYFDYVSKVRAAGITVPIIPGLKPIATKKQLNLIPHRFSLELPDDLIMAVVKAKDNDAVKQIGIEWCIQQSKELVAAGIPVLHYYSMGKAENIKAIASTVF from the coding sequence ATGAAAGTAACCCAACATATAGAAAACGCCAACGGAAAACCATTGTTTTCGTTTGAAATTTTACCGCCTTTAAAAGGACAAAATATTCAGTCTATTTTTGATAGTATTGATCCGTTAATGGAATTCAATCCGCCGTTTATTGATGTTACCTATCACCGTGAGGAATACGAGTATAAAGAATTACCCAACGGATTATTACAAAAGAAAATTGTAAAAAAGCGTCCAGGAACAGTTGGTATTTGTGCTGGTATTCAGAATAAATACAATGTCGATGCGATTCCACATATTTTGTGTGGCGGTTTTACCAAAGAAGATACTGAAAACTTATTGATTGATTTAGATTTCCTTGGAATAGATAATGTTGTGGCGCTTCGTGGTGATGCTTTGAAAACAGAAACCTATTTTCATCCTGAGAAAGAAGGGAATGAGTATGCTACCGATTTGGTGTTGCAAGTAAGCAATCTGAATAACGGAATTTATTTAGATGAAGATTTAAAGAATTCGGCTCAAACTAACTTTTGTATTGGTGTGGCTGGTTATCCGGAGAAACATATGGAAGCACCAAGTTTGGACAGTGATATTCATTTCTTAAAGCAAAAAATCAAAAACGGAGCGGATTATATCATCACTCAGATGTTTTTTGACAATCAAAAATACTTTGATTATGTGTCCAAAGTGCGTGCGGCTGGAATCACAGTTCCAATTATACCTGGATTGAAACCTATCGCAACCAAGAAGCAACTGAATTTGATTCCGCATCGTTTTAGTTTAGAATTGCCAGATGATTTGATTATGGCCGTTGTTAAAGCCAAAGACAACGATGCTGTAAAACAAATTGGTATAGAATGGTGTATTCAACAGAGTAAGGAATTAGTGGCTGCCGGAATTCCGGTGTTACATTACTATTCTATGGGAAAAGCCGAGAATATTAAAGCCATTGCTTCTACTGTTTTTTAA
- a CDS encoding acyloxyacyl hydrolase encodes MRHFFYFIVLFSGVVCAQHKNTFAVEVATLRGNVLPHREDMYNLINGHPEGVVVSFLVKTHGAKDWHKIYGFPDYGAFFLYQDFKSQPLGLCYSVGGFYDFYFLKRHLQLRLSQGIAYATNPYDKVNNSINKAFGTEILDNTNIGLSYDNQKLFNHIGFHAGLMFTHYSNGRVKTPNSGINTYMLNVGLNYNFENEKAIQNDTALVKKSYREPIKYNFVFRTGVNESPIIRSGQQPFYHLGFYTDKRFNRKSALQLGADLFLTYSFKDYIKYYSVAYPEKNIDPNTDYKRVGIFVGYELFVNRISLEAQLGYYVYEPFKNDIPVYDRVGMKYYITDKVFGSFTIKTHMFLAEALEFGIGVRL; translated from the coding sequence ATGAGGCATTTTTTCTACTTTATTGTATTGTTTTCGGGAGTTGTTTGTGCTCAGCATAAAAACACTTTTGCAGTTGAGGTGGCTACTTTGCGAGGGAATGTTTTACCGCATAGGGAAGACATGTATAACTTGATTAATGGGCATCCAGAAGGTGTTGTGGTTAGTTTTTTAGTTAAAACTCACGGAGCAAAAGATTGGCATAAAATTTATGGTTTCCCAGATTATGGGGCTTTTTTCTTGTATCAGGATTTTAAAAGTCAGCCTCTTGGACTATGTTATTCTGTGGGAGGATTTTACGACTTTTATTTTTTAAAAAGACATTTGCAACTGCGATTATCACAAGGGATTGCCTATGCAACGAATCCGTATGACAAGGTTAACAATAGTATTAACAAGGCTTTTGGCACCGAAATTTTAGATAACACCAATATTGGGTTGAGTTATGATAACCAAAAGTTGTTTAATCACATCGGGTTTCATGCGGGGCTTATGTTTACACATTATTCTAATGGTAGAGTGAAAACGCCTAATAGCGGGATTAATACTTATATGCTGAACGTTGGATTAAATTATAATTTCGAAAACGAAAAAGCCATTCAGAATGACACGGCTCTGGTAAAAAAATCCTATCGAGAACCTATTAAATACAATTTTGTTTTTAGAACTGGAGTTAATGAAAGTCCAATAATCAGAAGCGGACAACAGCCTTTTTACCATCTTGGATTTTATACTGATAAGCGTTTTAATAGGAAGTCGGCTTTACAACTTGGAGCAGATTTGTTTTTGACGTATTCCTTTAAAGATTATATTAAATATTATTCGGTGGCTTATCCTGAAAAGAATATTGACCCTAACACCGATTATAAACGAGTAGGAATTTTTGTGGGTTATGAACTTTTTGTCAATAGGATTTCACTTGAAGCTCAGTTAGGATATTATGTTTATGAGCCTTTTAAAAATGATATTCCGGTTTATGACCGAGTGGGTATGAAGTATTATATCACTGATAAAGTATTCGGAAGTTTTACAATAAAGACCCATATGTTTTTGGCGGAAGCTTTAGAGTTTGGTATTGGTGTTAGATTATAA
- a CDS encoding head GIN domain-containing protein, translating into MKKFLLSIVLLMVFNSCEKPSDCVESNGAIITKDVPVLPFKKIKVYRGIEVVITEGTEYKVQIQAGENFIDNIGVQQNGDQLIFKDDTSCNWVRAYGTTKILVTTPTLEEVYSKTDRNISSNGVLTFPNLIFISFDKDADGEAGAGIGDFTLNINNQSLTIANNNVSRFYLTGQTNTANFNFYFGDGRIEAQNLIAQNIVVYHRGSNDMIVNPIQSITGTMNSTGNIMLKHIPPIVNVQQLFYGHVVYP; encoded by the coding sequence ATGAAAAAGTTTTTGTTATCTATAGTGCTACTAATGGTTTTTAACTCATGTGAAAAACCTAGCGATTGTGTGGAGAGTAACGGAGCTATTATTACTAAGGATGTTCCAGTGTTGCCCTTTAAAAAAATTAAAGTTTATCGCGGAATTGAAGTTGTAATTACAGAAGGAACAGAGTATAAAGTTCAGATTCAAGCTGGAGAAAACTTCATTGACAATATTGGCGTGCAACAAAATGGGGACCAACTGATTTTTAAAGATGACACCAGTTGCAATTGGGTGAGAGCTTATGGAACCACAAAAATTTTGGTAACAACACCAACGCTAGAAGAAGTATATTCTAAAACAGATAGAAATATTAGTTCAAATGGGGTTTTGACTTTCCCAAATTTAATTTTTATCTCTTTTGATAAAGATGCCGATGGTGAAGCTGGAGCAGGAATAGGTGATTTTACTTTGAATATTAATAATCAATCGTTGACTATTGCAAATAATAATGTGTCGCGATTTTACTTGACAGGTCAAACCAATACGGCTAATTTTAATTTCTATTTTGGAGACGGACGGATTGAGGCTCAAAATTTAATTGCTCAAAATATTGTAGTCTATCATCGAGGTTCTAACGATATGATTGTAAACCCAATTCAAAGCATAACCGGGACTATGAATAGTACGGGTAATATTATGTTAAAGCATATACCGCCAATTGTTAATGTCCAACAATTGTTTTATGGACATGTAGTATATCCATAA